In Sphingobacterium thalpophilum, a genomic segment contains:
- a CDS encoding tetratricopeptide repeat protein has translation MKFSLVLGMKHMFSNLAVILQNNTFVESDFTLPVPVLLAKFSFLPISSFFPEASSSFSADWLDTVQQSAIRSILEGFNVGISGDGNPVALLEQAIALTNHALAYSYLGLYYFKIAAYDQAIATFTSAIEQYKEEPFFYASRCLVYRLIDEDEGAFYDYQIAKRLDFNYHSVLEWAENQAELTYFEADNLVIQELESKPKQLSTDEINSLGLEYVHCYSYLKAIGLYSSAIAESDNKDSNLFVFRGSLYLKLTCFELALSDFNQAIALDENRSAAYIFRAKVFESYRNYQSALEDYAKAEEIDRDSSIVYEERASLFERLGNFEEALLDFDRLVTLNPEDFYVYSLRADLNEKLEDLPGALADYSKAIDLNPYYSDLYSYRAAIREKLGDPIGAKADLDKFNELEDE, from the coding sequence ATGAAATTTAGCTTAGTTTTGGGTATGAAGCATATGTTTTCAAATCTAGCTGTTATTCTACAAAACAATACTTTTGTGGAATCAGATTTTACACTGCCGGTACCCGTACTTCTTGCTAAGTTTTCTTTTTTACCTATTTCATCATTTTTTCCGGAAGCGAGTTCATCTTTTTCCGCTGATTGGCTAGATACCGTCCAACAGAGCGCGATTAGATCTATATTAGAAGGATTTAATGTCGGAATCAGTGGCGATGGCAATCCTGTCGCTTTACTTGAGCAGGCGATTGCTTTGACCAATCATGCACTTGCCTATAGCTATTTGGGGCTTTATTATTTTAAAATAGCGGCATATGACCAAGCTATTGCAACGTTTACAAGCGCAATCGAACAGTATAAAGAGGAGCCATTTTTTTATGCGAGCCGTTGTTTAGTTTATCGACTCATCGATGAAGACGAAGGTGCTTTCTATGATTATCAGATTGCCAAGAGACTGGATTTTAATTACCATAGTGTATTGGAATGGGCGGAGAATCAAGCTGAACTCACTTACTTTGAGGCCGATAATTTGGTTATTCAAGAGCTGGAATCGAAGCCAAAGCAGCTGAGTACTGACGAAATAAATTCATTGGGACTTGAATATGTTCATTGCTATAGCTATCTAAAAGCAATCGGTCTTTATTCTTCTGCGATTGCGGAATCCGATAACAAGGATAGCAACCTGTTTGTTTTTAGAGGAAGTTTGTACCTGAAATTGACCTGTTTTGAATTGGCATTGTCTGATTTCAATCAGGCTATTGCTCTTGATGAGAATCGTTCTGCCGCCTATATATTTCGGGCTAAAGTGTTTGAATCCTATCGTAATTACCAAAGTGCGCTGGAAGACTATGCCAAAGCGGAGGAAATAGATCGTGATTCATCGATCGTTTACGAAGAAAGGGCATCTTTGTTTGAGCGATTGGGAAATTTTGAGGAAGCATTATTGGATTTTGACCGCCTTGTTACGCTCAATCCGGAAGATTTTTATGTGTATTCATTACGGGCCGATTTGAATGAAAAGTTGGAGGATTTACCAGGCGCACTGGCAGATTACTCGAAAGCGATCGATTTGAATCCATATTATTCTGATTTGTATTCGTATCGCGCAGCAATTCGTGAAAAATTGGGTGATCCTATCGGGGCAAAAGCCGACCTGGATAAATTCAATGAATTGGAAGATGAATAA
- a CDS encoding Crp/Fnr family transcriptional regulator, with the protein MLSIEQAYTGILEPELIAEIAENAHIKTFREGDLIIDTNQYIKAMPLLLDGAIKIVREDEDKRELLLYYLEKGQTCTMSIACCLGNKKSEIRALAEKTTTVAMIPNELVNLWMGKFPSWRNFIISSYSSRMDEMLQAVDSLAFSNMEERIINYLKAKVKLNDDRILTLTHQDIASDLNTSRVVVSRILKKLEQEDKIVLLRNEIRVLVE; encoded by the coding sequence ATGTTATCCATAGAACAAGCTTATACAGGCATTCTTGAACCGGAATTAATCGCTGAAATAGCGGAAAACGCGCATATAAAAACCTTCCGTGAAGGCGATCTCATCATTGATACCAATCAATATATCAAGGCGATGCCTCTCCTCTTGGATGGGGCAATAAAAATTGTCCGGGAGGATGAAGATAAACGCGAATTATTGCTCTACTATCTGGAAAAAGGTCAAACCTGTACAATGTCAATAGCCTGTTGCCTCGGGAATAAAAAAAGTGAAATTCGTGCGCTCGCAGAAAAAACAACGACTGTAGCCATGATTCCAAATGAGCTTGTCAACCTTTGGATGGGAAAATTCCCTTCCTGGCGAAATTTCATCATATCAAGCTATTCAAGTCGTATGGACGAAATGTTACAAGCTGTTGATAGTCTAGCTTTTTCCAATATGGAAGAACGCATCATCAACTATCTGAAAGCCAAAGTGAAGCTGAATGACGACCGAATACTCACCCTTACGCATCAGGATATCGCTTCCGATTTAAATACATCCCGAGTCGTTGTCTCCCGAATTTTAAAAAAACTGGAACAGGAAGATAAAATAGTGCTGCTACGTAACGAAATTAGGGTATTAGTGGAATGA
- a CDS encoding dienelactone hydrolase family protein, with protein MKTVMTLLMLTMVTMTTQAQQLKQVSYQDGGQKLIGMITANRAKKGPAVLILPAWKGIDNEAKQAALLLEKEGYIAFIADIYGEGNIPSDNTAASKIAGHYKTDYKAYQHRIMLALEQLKKEGADPTKIAIIGYCFGGSGALEAARAGFPVNAVISIHGGLSKAADRPNGSIKTKVLIEHPAADKSVSKEDYDGLVKELNEGKADWQIITYANSGHTFTNPESAEYNPVMAKRAWEHTLLFLKEVLN; from the coding sequence ATGAAAACAGTTATGACACTATTGATGCTTACTATGGTCACCATGACTACGCAGGCCCAACAATTAAAACAGGTTTCTTACCAGGATGGTGGACAAAAACTCATCGGCATGATAACCGCCAATAGGGCAAAAAAAGGCCCTGCTGTCTTAATTCTTCCGGCATGGAAGGGAATTGACAACGAAGCGAAACAAGCTGCATTGCTTCTTGAAAAAGAAGGTTACATCGCGTTCATTGCCGACATCTACGGTGAAGGAAATATTCCCTCGGACAACACCGCAGCTTCGAAAATTGCCGGCCACTACAAGACAGACTATAAAGCTTATCAGCATCGCATAATGCTCGCATTGGAACAGCTGAAAAAAGAGGGTGCGGATCCGACGAAAATTGCGATCATCGGCTATTGTTTTGGAGGTTCAGGCGCATTAGAAGCGGCGAGAGCCGGCTTCCCCGTCAATGCAGTGATCAGTATCCACGGCGGCCTATCCAAAGCTGCCGACAGACCCAATGGTTCGATCAAAACAAAAGTACTCATTGAGCACCCAGCAGCCGATAAAAGTGTATCAAAAGAAGATTACGATGGGTTGGTCAAGGAATTAAATGAAGGAAAAGCAGACTGGCAAATAATTACCTACGCAAATTCTGGACATACGTTTACGAATCCCGAGTCAGCCGAATATAACCCCGTAATGGCTAAACGTGCCTGGGAGCACACCTTATTATTTTTGAAAGAAGTATTAAATTAA
- a CDS encoding VanW family protein, which translates to MRKRKLISQHHPILYFIAVWARRVRRKAVWLFDNKKYSTAKSAEKLPFRIKKHQSVLLKKLGENNMQLQINKVTNLKIAAAQINSILIRPKETFSFCKLVGLPTVKKGYLPGMELSFGEARAGIGGGICQISNLIHWLVIHSPLNVNERYHHSFDPFPDDGRVLPFGSGATVFYNYRDYQFTNNTPYTFQINLWFTDKCLEGELRIDQELDFAYHIFEKEHQFLKIDNQFFRKNEIWREKFLKFQGGKVLETELLTKNFARVTYTPVEYIEISADQNPAD; encoded by the coding sequence TTGAGAAAAAGAAAACTGATCAGTCAACACCATCCCATACTCTATTTTATTGCTGTATGGGCGAGAAGAGTGCGGCGCAAAGCCGTTTGGCTATTTGATAATAAGAAATACAGCACAGCTAAATCAGCTGAAAAACTTCCCTTTCGTATTAAAAAGCATCAGTCTGTCTTATTAAAAAAACTGGGCGAAAATAATATGCAATTGCAGATTAACAAAGTTACCAACCTAAAAATTGCAGCAGCACAGATTAATAGCATTCTGATCAGACCGAAGGAAACCTTTTCATTTTGTAAACTCGTGGGGCTCCCCACCGTAAAGAAAGGGTATCTGCCCGGCATGGAGTTATCCTTTGGTGAAGCAAGAGCGGGTATTGGCGGTGGAATCTGTCAAATATCCAACCTCATCCATTGGCTTGTTATCCATAGTCCACTCAACGTCAATGAACGTTATCACCACTCTTTTGACCCTTTTCCTGACGATGGCCGTGTTTTGCCATTCGGTAGTGGAGCTACCGTCTTTTATAATTATCGCGACTATCAATTCACCAACAACACGCCTTACACCTTTCAAATAAATCTCTGGTTCACAGACAAATGTTTAGAAGGTGAATTGAGGATCGATCAAGAACTGGATTTTGCGTACCATATCTTTGAAAAAGAACATCAATTTCTTAAAATAGACAATCAGTTCTTTCGTAAAAATGAGATTTGGCGCGAGAAGTTTTTAAAGTTTCAGGGTGGAAAAGTTTTAGAGACAGAACTCTTGACCAAAAATTTTGCCCGGGTTACCTATACCCCTGTTGAATATATTGAAATTAGTGCCGATCAAAATCCGGCCGATTAA
- a CDS encoding TonB-dependent receptor, which produces MKKSLLFFALVFASYSAVQGQTANTGSVSGVVKEATGQTVKGATIKITHIPSGQVVSGSADAQGKFQISNLQEGGPYKVEVTYIGETPVVFENIMLKSGESLNINPIFTAGSSTNLDEVVVVGHGVIDIAAGRKTPIAVSTIRKQDLEERVGAQDITSALANTPSVYITGQAKGFGESSMTTRGFDQSNTAFLLNGQPINGMDNGSVYWSNWSGLTDIASLVQIQRGLGSSKLAISSVGGTVNYVTQSTAMKEGGFVRTTVGNDMFMKATVGYNTGLMKNGFAVSAMFTQWSGNGYMDHTEGAGQSYFLSVGYKANEKHNLNFMVTGAPQWHNQGYTSKLSNYLANGRRYNDNYKDANGVMMNAQKNFYHKPVANLNWDWTIDDKSSLSTVVYASLAAGGGQSLRSDKYNTGKYLAADVNNHQWFGIVSNYNRKLSESLNFNVGFDVRDYKGTHYRKLTDPLGNTNGVVLGGNVNFPNKPLVTNTYSTNPWKAFSSKPDSREDRLAWDYNQYIRYGGLFGQLEYAKNGFTAFFQGSVSEQQNKRSDYFQYTPGNEDSKDVNNFGYNTKGGVSYTLGHHSVFGNAGYYSRQPYQNNIFMNFANDINENAENEKILGLEAGYKFASRFLDVNVNVYRTTWENRVTGSSSLATADDVKKYNPTNDPGILVEGAYLYTTNYGVKQVHRGVEVDFEARPIEKLSLTGFLSIGDWKYDGAVNSVIRNDNRVELGRSQVNLTGEHVGNAAQTSYGFGAKYKVFKGLSVDANYRYYERLYASNYRREVIDGQTYGRYMKLPSFNLLDAGLSYNVKVSDKNSMSFRVNMNNVLNKFYISEATSSNLVTDVNNTWNGIDTSNFVLIGQGRTWNASVKFTF; this is translated from the coding sequence ATGAAAAAGTCTTTACTTTTTTTTGCCCTTGTTTTTGCTAGTTATAGTGCCGTTCAAGGTCAAACAGCAAATACTGGTTCAGTTTCAGGAGTTGTCAAAGAAGCTACTGGACAAACGGTTAAAGGAGCAACCATTAAAATTACCCACATCCCAAGTGGACAAGTAGTAAGTGGCTCAGCCGATGCCCAAGGAAAATTTCAAATTTCAAATCTTCAAGAAGGAGGCCCCTACAAAGTAGAGGTAACTTACATTGGCGAGACACCTGTTGTTTTCGAAAACATCATGCTGAAATCGGGGGAATCGTTGAATATCAATCCAATTTTTACGGCTGGATCTTCAACAAATTTGGATGAGGTTGTTGTTGTCGGTCATGGGGTTATAGATATTGCGGCAGGAAGAAAGACACCGATTGCCGTTTCGACGATCCGTAAGCAGGATTTAGAGGAAAGGGTAGGAGCACAGGATATTACTTCAGCATTAGCTAATACCCCTTCGGTTTATATCACTGGTCAGGCAAAAGGTTTTGGTGAGTCTTCTATGACAACACGTGGTTTTGATCAGTCCAATACAGCATTTTTGTTGAATGGTCAGCCTATCAATGGTATGGACAATGGAAGTGTATATTGGTCAAATTGGTCGGGACTTACAGATATTGCCTCTTTAGTGCAGATTCAACGTGGTTTGGGATCGTCTAAATTAGCGATTTCATCTGTCGGCGGAACCGTAAATTACGTGACACAATCCACTGCAATGAAAGAGGGTGGTTTTGTTCGTACCACTGTTGGTAACGATATGTTTATGAAGGCAACGGTAGGTTACAATACCGGTCTGATGAAAAACGGCTTTGCTGTTTCGGCTATGTTTACACAGTGGTCAGGTAACGGTTATATGGACCATACAGAAGGTGCTGGACAAAGTTATTTCTTGTCTGTTGGATATAAAGCGAATGAAAAGCACAACCTGAACTTTATGGTAACGGGTGCTCCACAGTGGCACAACCAGGGGTATACCTCAAAATTGTCTAACTATCTCGCTAATGGCAGACGTTATAACGACAATTATAAGGATGCAAACGGCGTGATGATGAATGCACAAAAGAACTTTTATCATAAGCCAGTAGCCAACTTGAACTGGGACTGGACGATCGATGATAAATCATCTTTGTCAACTGTCGTTTACGCATCGTTAGCTGCTGGGGGTGGCCAATCCTTGCGAAGCGATAAATACAATACAGGCAAATATTTAGCTGCTGATGTGAACAATCACCAATGGTTTGGTATAGTTTCTAACTATAATCGTAAGCTTTCAGAATCCTTGAATTTCAATGTCGGTTTTGATGTAAGGGATTATAAAGGTACACACTATCGTAAATTGACAGATCCACTTGGAAATACAAATGGTGTTGTATTAGGCGGTAATGTTAATTTCCCTAATAAGCCATTGGTTACCAATACTTACTCAACAAACCCTTGGAAAGCTTTCTCAAGTAAACCTGATTCGCGTGAAGATCGCTTAGCTTGGGATTACAATCAATACATCCGTTACGGAGGTCTGTTCGGTCAATTGGAATATGCGAAAAATGGCTTTACGGCGTTTTTCCAAGGATCGGTTTCCGAACAACAAAACAAACGTTCTGATTATTTTCAATACACACCAGGTAATGAGGATTCTAAAGACGTGAACAACTTTGGCTACAATACGAAGGGTGGTGTAAGTTATACATTGGGACATCATAGTGTTTTTGGTAATGCGGGGTACTATTCCCGTCAACCTTATCAAAACAATATTTTCATGAATTTTGCAAATGATATTAATGAAAATGCTGAAAATGAAAAAATCCTTGGTTTAGAGGCTGGTTATAAATTTGCTTCTCGATTCTTGGATGTGAATGTGAATGTTTACCGCACAACTTGGGAAAATCGTGTTACGGGTAGTTCGAGTTTAGCGACGGCAGATGATGTGAAAAAATACAATCCAACAAATGATCCTGGTATTTTGGTCGAAGGTGCCTATTTATATACAACAAATTACGGTGTAAAACAGGTGCATAGAGGGGTAGAAGTTGATTTTGAGGCCCGCCCAATCGAAAAATTAAGCTTAACAGGGTTTTTATCGATAGGTGACTGGAAATACGATGGCGCAGTAAACTCTGTTATACGTAACGATAACCGCGTCGAATTGGGACGTTCTCAGGTTAATTTAACCGGTGAACATGTTGGTAACGCAGCGCAAACTTCTTATGGATTTGGTGCTAAATATAAAGTGTTTAAGGGTTTGTCTGTTGACGCAAACTACAGATATTATGAGCGTTTGTATGCATCGAATTATCGTAGAGAAGTAATAGATGGCCAAACTTATGGACGCTATATGAAATTACCGTCTTTTAATCTGTTGGATGCCGGTCTTTCTTACAATGTCAAAGTAAGTGACAAGAACAGTATGAGTTTCCGTGTCAACATGAACAATGTGTTGAATAAGTTCTATATTTCGGAAGCTACTTCGAGTAACTTGGTGACAGATGTGAACAATACTTGGAATGGTATTGACACTTCCAATTTTGTTTTGATCGGACAGGGTAGAACTTGGAATGCATCGGTGAAATTTACATTCTAA
- the thiM gene encoding hydroxyethylthiazole kinase produces MEDSIINLLEQLRVEKPLVHNITNLVVMNNTANALLALGASPVMVHSPLEVREVVDIAQALVINIGTLSEDTAEAMLVATEHANTIGRPWVLDPVGAGISAFRNDLLSNLLDLKPTVIRGNASEIMTLYNFNQPNTKGVDSTTASKDALRFGQLLQEQTGSIICISGEVDYILSQQYRVEVFNGNPLMTQVTGLGCSATALIGAFLGVTDHYFEAAVAGVSILSLAGELAAQTAAGPGTLQLNLYDELYQLNAERLKSKLKIKRYAH; encoded by the coding sequence ATGGAAGATTCAATTATCAATTTATTAGAACAGCTGAGGGTCGAAAAACCCCTTGTACACAACATCACAAACCTAGTCGTGATGAACAATACTGCCAACGCACTTTTAGCCTTAGGAGCGTCCCCTGTGATGGTACACAGTCCATTAGAAGTACGCGAGGTTGTCGATATTGCACAAGCTCTTGTCATTAATATCGGCACCTTGAGTGAAGATACTGCAGAAGCTATGCTTGTTGCTACCGAACATGCCAATACCATTGGACGGCCATGGGTACTTGATCCTGTTGGTGCTGGGATATCGGCATTCCGCAACGATTTATTATCCAATCTACTGGATCTCAAACCAACGGTTATTCGTGGAAATGCATCAGAAATCATGACGCTGTACAATTTCAACCAACCGAACACAAAAGGAGTCGACAGCACGACAGCAAGTAAAGATGCCCTCCGATTTGGCCAATTATTACAAGAGCAAACCGGCTCCATTATCTGTATTTCTGGAGAAGTAGACTATATTCTTTCACAGCAATACCGGGTTGAAGTTTTTAATGGCAACCCTTTAATGACACAGGTAACTGGACTTGGCTGTAGTGCTACTGCGCTTATTGGTGCATTTCTAGGTGTTACAGACCACTATTTTGAAGCAGCTGTTGCCGGTGTATCCATTTTGAGCTTAGCGGGAGAACTCGCTGCCCAAACAGCAGCTGGCCCGGGTACCCTGCAATTGAATCTCTACGATGAACTCTATCAGCTCAATGCAGAACGCCTCAAATCGAAGCTCAAGATCAAACGCTATGCGCATTAA
- a CDS encoding IS1182 family transposase, which translates to MPSQRATFKPYYQDQIMAIPPTLDELVSKGHPVRIVNDVINRINIQSLLDAYKIKGCSSYHPQMLLKVLVFGYVSNVYSSRKLETACRENINFMWLSGMSYPDHNTINRFRGVRLKEALRCVFEEVVKLLSEEGLLSIEDVYTDGTKIEANANKYTFVWKKAIQTNKEKMKAALKDIWEYAQSIAKAEDNLPEPPDLTTIDREKVQATVDNLNRVLSDKPSVSKKMRAKLRYATKNYPAKIVQYEEQEVTLGDRNSYSKTDPDATFMRMKEDHMKNGQLKPGYNIQISTSNQYIVNYTIHPNPTDTTTLPGHLAQHEASFGEILKTITADAGYGSQENYALLEGKNIGAYVKYGMFDKEQKKSYSGKKPFSVDKLHYNPAKDCYICPMGQEMNCIGLFTQKTSTGFEQKIKRYQAKNCTNCPLNGACHKSQGNRIIQINEQLEAYKDRAYGLLNSDVGIAKRKQRCHDVEPVFGNIKQNHGFRRFMLRGKEKVSIEWGLLAIAQNLRKKAA; encoded by the coding sequence ATGCCATCTCAAAGAGCTACTTTTAAGCCTTACTATCAGGACCAGATCATGGCCATTCCTCCAACTTTGGACGAACTGGTGTCCAAAGGTCATCCGGTACGTATCGTTAACGATGTAATCAACCGGATCAACATCCAGTCCCTATTGGACGCTTATAAGATAAAAGGCTGCTCCAGTTATCATCCGCAGATGTTGTTGAAAGTTTTGGTGTTTGGCTACGTAAGCAATGTCTACAGCAGTCGCAAATTGGAAACGGCGTGCCGGGAGAACATCAATTTCATGTGGCTGAGCGGCATGAGCTATCCCGACCACAATACCATCAACAGATTTCGAGGCGTTCGTTTGAAAGAAGCACTTCGTTGTGTATTTGAAGAAGTTGTCAAACTCCTGTCCGAAGAAGGTCTGCTGAGTATAGAAGATGTTTACACCGATGGCACCAAGATTGAAGCCAATGCTAACAAATACACCTTTGTCTGGAAAAAAGCTATCCAGACCAATAAGGAGAAGATGAAAGCTGCCTTAAAAGATATTTGGGAATACGCCCAAAGTATCGCCAAAGCAGAGGACAACCTTCCGGAACCTCCCGATCTGACAACAATTGACCGCGAAAAAGTTCAGGCTACTGTCGATAACCTGAACCGGGTCTTGTCCGATAAACCTTCGGTAAGCAAGAAGATGAGGGCAAAGTTGCGCTATGCGACTAAAAACTACCCGGCCAAGATTGTTCAATATGAAGAGCAGGAAGTAACGCTTGGAGATAGAAATAGTTATAGCAAGACAGATCCCGATGCTACTTTTATGCGCATGAAAGAGGATCATATGAAAAATGGCCAGCTCAAACCAGGTTATAACATTCAGATATCTACTTCCAATCAATACATCGTCAATTACACCATACATCCCAACCCCACAGATACCACAACGCTACCCGGTCATCTGGCACAACATGAGGCGAGCTTTGGGGAAATACTGAAAACCATTACCGCAGATGCTGGCTATGGCAGCCAGGAGAACTATGCGTTACTAGAAGGGAAAAACATTGGGGCCTATGTGAAATATGGTATGTTTGACAAGGAGCAGAAAAAGAGTTATTCGGGCAAGAAGCCATTCTCCGTTGATAAACTACATTATAACCCTGCAAAAGATTGCTATATCTGTCCAATGGGACAGGAAATGAACTGCATAGGTCTATTTACACAAAAGACCTCCACAGGTTTCGAGCAAAAAATAAAAAGATATCAGGCAAAAAACTGCACAAACTGCCCATTGAACGGTGCTTGCCACAAATCACAGGGCAATAGAATCATCCAGATAAATGAACAGCTTGAGGCTTATAAAGACAGAGCATACGGATTGCTTAACAGCGATGTCGGTATAGCCAAAAGAAAACAGCGATGTCACGATGTCGAACCAGTCTTTGGAAACATAAAACAGAACCACGGGTTCCGAAGATTTATGCTCCGCGGTAAGGAAAAAGTGTCCATAGAATGGGGTTTATTGGCTATAGCGCAAAATCTAAGGAAAAAAGCAGCTTAA
- a CDS encoding NAD(P)-dependent oxidoreductase produces the protein MKIEKLGFIGLGNMGYPMAKNLEKAGFPLSVYNRNKAKAAGFEEQSIISEDIGELVDHSDIIFSMLTNDEAVSEVYEKILQREIKGKLFVDMSTISRERCISIATKLKEKGAAFMDAPVAGSTKPATEGTLIIMVGGDPEDLHRAQPYLEQMGKSIKHLGANGQGIAAKLAINYFLSTIYQGLAETILFSDKLGIQRSDMLEIINDSASGSGATKVKTPLLVEENYSPAFALDLMLKDIRLAQQAGADYPLLKTLLETYGKAHDQGLGQLDVIGIIESIKS, from the coding sequence ATGAAGATAGAAAAATTAGGATTTATAGGATTAGGAAACATGGGATACCCCATGGCTAAAAATCTAGAAAAAGCAGGATTCCCCCTTTCTGTTTACAATAGAAACAAGGCTAAAGCAGCAGGCTTTGAAGAGCAATCAATTATCAGCGAAGATATAGGTGAATTAGTCGATCATAGCGACATTATATTCTCCATGCTCACCAATGATGAAGCAGTCAGCGAAGTATATGAAAAAATCCTCCAAAGGGAGATCAAGGGCAAATTATTTGTCGATATGAGTACAATATCTCGTGAACGCTGTATTTCAATAGCCACTAAGCTAAAAGAAAAAGGCGCTGCTTTTATGGATGCTCCCGTTGCCGGCAGTACCAAACCAGCGACTGAGGGTACACTTATTATTATGGTGGGTGGTGATCCCGAAGATCTTCATCGCGCCCAACCATACCTCGAGCAGATGGGAAAATCGATCAAACATCTCGGCGCAAATGGCCAGGGAATTGCCGCTAAACTTGCGATCAACTATTTCCTTTCCACCATCTATCAAGGTCTCGCGGAGACGATCTTATTTTCAGATAAACTGGGAATTCAACGAAGCGATATGCTCGAAATCATCAACGATAGTGCCAGCGGCAGTGGGGCAACAAAAGTGAAAACACCATTATTGGTGGAAGAAAACTACAGTCCTGCATTCGCGCTAGACCTTATGCTGAAAGATATTCGACTGGCTCAACAAGCCGGTGCTGACTATCCCCTCCTCAAGACCTTACTCGAAACCTACGGGAAAGCACACGACCAAGGTCTCGGACAGCTCGATGTTATTGGTATCATTGAATCCATCAAGTCGTAG